From Serinus canaria isolate serCan28SL12 chromosome 24, serCan2020, whole genome shotgun sequence, one genomic window encodes:
- the ZBTB16 gene encoding zinc finger and BTB domain-containing protein 16 isoform X2, giving the protein MDLTKMGLIQLQNPCHPTGLLHKANQMRLAGTLCDVVIMVDSQEFHAHRTVLACTSKMFEILFHRNSQHYTLDFLSPKTFQQILEYAYTATLQAKVEDLDDLLYAAEILEIEYLEEQCLKILETIQASEDNDTEVAMADGGAAATTEEEEEKKSRYIKGLIISKPTGEEGGYAGVASQSLLAATVEQSPSASASYCSLSSMSPTKAAVDSLMTIGQSLLQGALPPSAPEDSRSATTRRPSGLTEVKTEAMQVDEASSHDSPRTAEPGASSGEKPDEKGKEGPGTPTRSSVITSARELHYTREEGAEPPPEPSQGLPLGPEPCAAAPGEKPLGIYSLLPNHKTEPVLGVPPTAASALHVQPALAVSMDFSAYGGLLPQGFIQRELFSKLGELAAGMKTESRALGEQCSVCGAELPDNETLEQHRKLHSGMKTYGCELCGKRFLDSLRLRMHLLAHSGLTDFVSCRAAAVAKPPRLPRSRLPAPSRADLVFRAAPRRISVCKTKCFDGGRLQECLEAVWSFMGCAVRAVLARRAGLPGMGSVIFSLWRGCCWKEWHWQGQQERGLRKNLPVWDPKSILIINNFNYYF; this is encoded by the exons ATGGATCTGACTAAGATGGGGCTGATCCAGCTGCAGAACCCCTGCCACCCCACCGGGCTGCTGCACAAAGCCAACCAGATGCGCCTAGCGGGGACGCTGTGCGACGTGGTCATCATGGTGGACAGCCAGGAGTTCCACGCGCACCGGACCGTGCTGGCCTGCACCAGCAAGATGTTCGAGATCCTCTTCCACCGCAACAGCCAGCACTACACCCTGGACTTCCTCTCGCCAAAGACGTTCCAGCAGATCCTGGAGTACGCCTACACCGCCACCCTACAAGCCAAGGTTGAGGACCTGGATGACCTGCTCTATGCTGCCGAGATCCTGGAAATTGAGTACCTGGAGGAGCAGTGCCTGAAGATCCTGGAGACTATACAGGCCTCCGAGGACAATGACACCGAGGTCGCCATGGCTGAcggaggtgctgctgccaccacggaggaggaggaggagaagaagtCGAGGTACATCAAGGGCCTTATCATCTCCAAGCCTACTGGTGAGGAAGGTGGCTATGCTGGCGTGGCCAGCCAGAGTCTGCTGGCAGCCACAGTGGAGCAGAGTCCCTCTGCCTCCGCATCCTACTGCTCCCTCTCTTCCATGAGCCCCACAAAGGCGGCGGTGGACAGCTTGATGACCATCGGGCAGTCACTGCTGCAGGGTGCCCTGCCACCCAGTGCCCCTGAGGACTCACGCTCTGCCACCACCCGCCGCCCCTCTGGCCTCACCGAAGTCAAAACTGAAGCAATGCAGGTGGATGAGGCCTCCAGCCATGACAGCCCCCGGACAGCCGAGCCCGGTGCCTCCAGTGGGGAGAAGCCTGACGAGAAGGGCAAGGAAGGACCTGGCACCCCGACCCGCAGCAGCGTCATCACCAGTGCCCGTGAACTGCACTACACCCGTGAGGAGGGTGCTGAGCCACCCCCTGAGCCTAGCCAGGGGCTGCCACTGGGGCCGGAGCCGTGCGCCGCTGCCCCGGGAGAGAAGCCCTTGGGCATCTACTCGCTGCTGCCGAACCACAAGACTGAGCCGGTGCTCGGTGTGCCGCCCACTGCGGCGTCCGCCCTGCACGTGCAGCCGGCCCTGGCTGTCTCCATGGACTTCAGCGCCTATGGtgggctgctgccccagggcttCATCCAGCGGGAGCTGTTCAGCAagctgggggagctggcagCGGGCATGaagacagagagcagagccctgggtgagCAGTGCAGCGtgtgtggggcagagctgccgGACAACGAGACCCTCGAGCAGCACAG GAAGCTGCACAGTGGGATGAAGACATACGGATGTGAGCTGTGCGGGAAGCGGTTCCTGGACAGCTTGCGGCTGCGAATGCACTTACTGGCTCACTCAG GCTTGACAGATTTTGTTTCCTGTCGAGCGGCGGCGGTGGCGAAGCCCCCCCGGTTGCCAAGGAGCCGCCTCCCCGCACCGTCACGGGCTGATTTGGTATTCCGCGCGGCGCCCCGCCGCATTTCTGTATGCAAGACAAAGTGTTTTGATGGAGGACGATTGCAGGAGTGTCTGGAGGCTGTTTGGAGTTTTATGGGCTGTGCAGTACGCGCCGTGCTCGCTCGCCGTGCggggctgccagggatggggtctgtaattttttccctgtggagaggatgctgctggaaagagtggcactggcaggggcagcaggaaagggggtTGCGTAAAAACCTTCCAGTTTGGGACCCCAAGTCAATTcttataattaataattttaattattatttttaa